The Aminithiophilus ramosus genome contains a region encoding:
- a CDS encoding AfsR/SARP family transcriptional regulator produces the protein MTLNVQLLGPPRFSLDGVDLVFPFRKVEGLACYLFVERQASRETLMDLLWSDKEGEAASRNLRNALYELRKVLPQGLIRNRGQRVVAGDEGFCLDLSALDVFPSSSPTVSSLRPFMEGFSLPACPPFEEWLRQSRSLFELRRRRAMRDYGRLCLDRGTPDRALSCLESLFASDVDEEAGCLLMEAYSRTGRRCEMIRTYRLLTERLASELDLGPSEETIALYGYLLLREGGCDGGGGICLRRGEVFSVARSSWSR, from the coding sequence ATGACGTTGAACGTTCAGCTTCTCGGTCCGCCCCGCTTTTCCCTCGATGGCGTCGATCTGGTCTTCCCCTTCCGCAAGGTCGAGGGACTGGCCTGCTATCTCTTCGTGGAGCGTCAGGCCTCGAGAGAGACCTTGATGGACCTTCTCTGGAGCGACAAGGAGGGGGAAGCGGCCTCGCGGAACCTGCGCAACGCCCTCTACGAGCTGCGCAAGGTCCTGCCTCAGGGGTTGATTCGGAACAGAGGGCAGAGGGTCGTCGCCGGCGACGAGGGGTTTTGTCTCGATCTTTCGGCCCTCGATGTCTTCCCCTCCTCCTCTCCGACGGTCTCTTCCCTCCGTCCTTTCATGGAGGGCTTTTCCCTCCCGGCCTGTCCTCCCTTCGAGGAGTGGCTCCGCCAGAGCCGTTCTCTTTTCGAGCTCCGCCGCCGCAGGGCCATGAGAGACTACGGCCGACTCTGCCTCGACAGGGGGACTCCCGATCGGGCCCTTTCCTGCCTGGAGTCCCTCTTCGCCTCCGATGTCGACGAGGAGGCGGGCTGTCTTCTGATGGAGGCCTATTCCCGAACGGGGCGGAGATGCGAGATGATCCGCACCTACCGCCTTCTGACGGAACGGCTGGCCTCGGAGCTGGATCTGGGGCCCTCGGAGGAGACGATCGCCCTCTACGGGTATCTCCTCCTCCGAGAAGGGGGCTGTGACGGGGGGGGAGGGATCTGCCTCCGGAGGGGGGAGGTTTTTTCGGTCGCCAGGTCGAGCTGGAGTCGGTGA
- a CDS encoding IclR family transcriptional regulator, translating into MAEKLDAVGRIVKIMELLCSAEETMTLREIESRIAVPRSTLHRLLASLEEREWVHREEGTEQFRPSVGFFLLNSRSLFYDELIRIASPEMERLVAETDKTAILSVLEGLEGRCIHAVDPAMALKFVAHRGMAVPVYAGATGKVLLAFASPALRKRIFEGGLPEGLDVENLQEALESIRRRGYAYSREEWMAHAGDISVPLFDRRGLFVAQLGLAGLASSFDGEEEKIVASLREATAKITVRL; encoded by the coding sequence ATGGCCGAAAAACTCGACGCCGTGGGGCGGATCGTCAAAATCATGGAACTGCTCTGTTCGGCCGAGGAGACGATGACCCTCCGCGAGATCGAATCGCGCATCGCCGTCCCCCGCAGCACCCTCCACCGCCTTCTTGCCTCCCTCGAGGAGCGGGAATGGGTCCACCGAGAGGAGGGAACGGAGCAGTTCCGGCCCTCCGTCGGCTTTTTTCTCCTCAACAGCCGCAGCCTCTTCTACGACGAGCTGATCCGCATCGCCTCTCCCGAGATGGAACGTCTCGTGGCCGAGACGGACAAGACGGCCATTCTCTCCGTCCTGGAAGGCCTCGAAGGGCGGTGCATCCACGCCGTCGATCCCGCGATGGCCCTCAAGTTCGTCGCCCACAGGGGGATGGCCGTCCCCGTCTATGCCGGGGCCACAGGGAAGGTCCTCCTGGCCTTCGCCTCCCCCGCCCTTCGGAAGCGGATCTTCGAGGGAGGCCTCCCCGAGGGACTGGACGTCGAGAACCTCCAGGAGGCCCTCGAATCGATCCGGCGCCGGGGCTACGCCTACAGCCGCGAGGAATGGATGGCCCATGCGGGCGACATCAGCGTCCCCCTTTTCGACAGGCGAGGTCTTTTCGTCGCCCAGCTCGGTCTGGCGGGTCTGGCCTCCAGCTTCGACGGCGAAGAGGAAAAGATCGTCGCCTCCCTGAGGGAGGCGACGGCGAAGATCACCGTCCGCCTCTGA
- a CDS encoding urocanate hydratase, which translates to MESNATIGAAMTIKLDATLPEHPHFASGIRRAPDRGWTLSRKETELALKNALRYVPEEHHALLAPEFMEELRTMGRIYAYRFRPEGRIWGRPIDEYKGKCLAGKAFQVMIDNNLDFDVALYPYELVTYGETGQVCQNWLQYRLLKKYLEELTDDTTLVVESGHPLGLFKSRPEAPRVIVTNGLLVGIFDNQTEWHRAMQLGVTNYGQMTAGGWMYIGPQGIVHGTFNTLLNAARQRLGIGPKENLAGILFISSGLGGMSGAQPKAIEIAGGVGIVAEVDASRIETRRSQGWVSAVAETCQEAFALAREAQEKKQALSIAYHGNIVDLLQYAVDKGIEIPLLSDQTSCHAPYDGGYCPVGLSFEERTAMLHDNPDEYRRRVDETLRRHYELIKTLVERGTYFFDYGNSFMRAVYDAGVKEICKNGENTYDGFIWPSYVEDIMGPVLFDYGYGPFRWCCLSGKPEDLRRTDRAAMECIDPNRRSQDYDNWIWIRDAEKNRLVVGTQCRILYQDAEGRTRIALKFNDMVRKGEIGPVMLGRDHHDVSGTDSPYRETSNIKDGSNICADMATQCFAGNAARGMTLCSLHNGGGVGIGKVINGGFGMVLDGSERTDEIIRSAMMWDVLGGVARRAWGRCDHAVEVGAEVNAKYPGSYHITLPYVPAEELVAKAVDRAWEKR; encoded by the coding sequence ATGGAAAGCAACGCCACCATCGGTGCAGCCATGACGATCAAACTCGATGCGACCCTGCCCGAGCATCCCCACTTCGCTTCAGGCATACGGCGCGCCCCCGACAGGGGCTGGACGCTGAGCCGCAAGGAGACGGAGCTGGCCCTGAAGAACGCCCTCCGCTATGTCCCCGAGGAACACCACGCCCTTCTGGCTCCGGAGTTCATGGAAGAGCTGCGTACCATGGGCCGGATCTACGCCTACCGCTTTCGTCCCGAGGGACGGATCTGGGGCCGGCCCATCGATGAGTACAAGGGCAAGTGTCTCGCCGGCAAGGCCTTCCAGGTCATGATCGACAACAACCTCGATTTCGACGTGGCACTCTACCCCTACGAGCTGGTGACCTACGGCGAGACGGGACAGGTCTGCCAGAACTGGCTCCAGTACCGGCTCCTCAAGAAATACCTCGAGGAACTGACCGACGACACGACTCTCGTCGTCGAAAGCGGCCATCCTCTGGGGCTCTTTAAGTCTCGGCCCGAGGCCCCCCGAGTGATCGTCACCAACGGGCTTCTCGTCGGCATCTTCGACAACCAGACCGAATGGCACCGGGCCATGCAGCTCGGCGTGACCAACTACGGCCAGATGACGGCCGGCGGCTGGATGTACATCGGCCCCCAGGGCATCGTCCACGGCACCTTCAACACCCTTCTCAACGCCGCGCGCCAGCGCCTCGGCATCGGTCCCAAGGAGAACCTCGCCGGAATCCTCTTCATCTCCTCCGGCCTGGGCGGCATGAGCGGCGCCCAGCCCAAGGCCATCGAGATCGCCGGCGGCGTCGGCATCGTCGCCGAGGTGGACGCCTCGCGGATCGAGACGAGGCGCAGCCAGGGCTGGGTCAGCGCCGTGGCCGAAACCTGCCAGGAGGCCTTCGCCTTGGCCAGGGAGGCCCAGGAGAAGAAGCAGGCCCTCTCCATCGCCTATCACGGCAACATCGTCGATCTGCTCCAGTACGCCGTGGACAAGGGCATCGAGATTCCCCTTCTCTCGGACCAGACCTCCTGCCATGCCCCCTATGACGGCGGCTACTGCCCCGTGGGCCTCTCCTTCGAGGAGCGCACCGCCATGCTCCACGACAATCCGGACGAATACCGCCGCCGCGTCGACGAGACGCTGAGAAGGCACTACGAATTGATCAAGACCCTTGTCGAGCGGGGAACCTACTTCTTCGACTACGGCAACTCCTTCATGCGGGCCGTCTACGACGCCGGCGTCAAGGAGATCTGCAAGAACGGCGAGAACACCTACGACGGGTTCATCTGGCCCTCCTACGTCGAGGACATCATGGGTCCCGTCCTCTTCGACTACGGCTACGGGCCCTTCCGCTGGTGCTGCCTGAGCGGCAAGCCCGAGGACCTGCGCAGGACCGACAGGGCCGCCATGGAGTGCATCGACCCCAACCGGCGAAGCCAGGACTACGACAACTGGATCTGGATCCGCGATGCCGAGAAGAACCGTCTCGTCGTGGGCACCCAGTGCCGCATCCTCTATCAGGATGCCGAGGGGCGGACCAGGATCGCCCTCAAGTTCAACGACATGGTCCGCAAGGGCGAGATCGGCCCCGTCATGCTCGGCCGCGACCACCACGACGTCTCCGGCACCGATTCGCCCTACCGGGAGACGTCCAACATCAAGGACGGCAGCAACATCTGCGCCGACATGGCCACTCAGTGCTTCGCCGGCAACGCCGCCCGAGGCATGACGCTCTGCTCCCTCCACAACGGCGGAGGCGTCGGCATCGGCAAGGTCATCAACGGCGGCTTCGGCATGGTCCTCGACGGATCGGAGCGGACCGACGAGATCATCCGGTCCGCCATGATGTGGGACGTTCTGGGCGGCGTCGCCCGCCGCGCCTGGGGCCGCTGCGACCACGCCGTCGAGGTGGGCGCCGAGGTGAACGCCAAGTACCCCGGCAGCTACCACATCACCCTCCCCTACGTCCCCGCCGAGGAACTCGTCGCCAAGGCCGTGGACAGAGCCTGGGAGAAACGATAG
- a CDS encoding YjiH family protein: MSSNKDTSPTVGSGVALARFLGLSLFGLFMFFFPLTLGGNSTIPVDHIITAIRNSLPGASALYAIAVMVAGAAAPFLRKTWNRSTTDLVFSFAKVAGAVIGPMIYFKIGPAWLLDPGVGPFLFSKLAIPVGLVIPIGSLFLAFLVGFGLLEFTGVLMTPVMRPVFRTPGRSAIDAVASFVGSYSVGLIITNNVYRQGKYSAREAAIIATGFSTVSATFMLIVAKTLGLMEEWGTFFWVSMAVTFAVTAVTTRLWPLASMADSYYTGRAPEEETTQGSLFARAWKEGLDTAAGAPSVASLMASNLKEGLNMAMAVIPSITSIGLLGLLAANHTPIFDILGYAFYPFFKLFSMPEALLAGKAAAVSLAEMFLPAILVAKADAPMVLRFTMAVLCISEILFFSAIIPCIVGTDIPIKMGDILVIWFERVVLTILIASPIAMLLY; the protein is encoded by the coding sequence TTGTCTTCGAACAAAGACACTTCCCCGACAGTCGGTTCCGGCGTGGCTCTGGCCCGTTTTCTGGGGCTGAGTCTCTTCGGTCTTTTCATGTTCTTCTTCCCCCTGACTCTCGGCGGGAACTCGACCATCCCCGTCGATCACATCATCACGGCCATCCGCAACAGCCTGCCCGGGGCATCGGCCCTTTACGCCATAGCCGTCATGGTCGCCGGAGCGGCGGCCCCCTTCCTCCGCAAGACCTGGAACCGGTCGACGACGGACCTCGTCTTCTCCTTCGCAAAAGTCGCCGGAGCCGTCATCGGTCCCATGATCTACTTCAAGATCGGTCCCGCCTGGCTCCTCGATCCCGGCGTCGGCCCCTTTCTCTTCTCCAAGCTGGCCATTCCCGTCGGGCTCGTCATCCCCATCGGATCTCTTTTCCTGGCCTTCCTCGTCGGCTTCGGCCTGCTGGAATTCACCGGAGTCCTCATGACGCCCGTCATGAGACCCGTCTTCAGGACGCCGGGCCGCTCGGCCATCGACGCCGTCGCCTCTTTCGTCGGCAGCTACTCGGTGGGCCTGATCATCACCAACAACGTCTACCGTCAGGGCAAGTATTCGGCCCGGGAAGCGGCCATCATCGCCACGGGATTCTCCACCGTTTCGGCCACCTTCATGCTCATCGTCGCCAAGACGCTGGGGCTCATGGAAGAGTGGGGCACCTTCTTCTGGGTCTCCATGGCCGTCACTTTCGCCGTCACGGCCGTGACGACGCGCCTCTGGCCCCTGGCCTCCATGGCCGACAGCTACTACACGGGCAGGGCTCCCGAGGAGGAGACGACTCAGGGCTCCCTTTTCGCCCGTGCCTGGAAAGAGGGGCTCGACACGGCGGCCGGCGCCCCCTCCGTGGCCTCCCTCATGGCATCCAACCTCAAGGAGGGGCTGAACATGGCCATGGCCGTCATTCCCTCCATCACCTCCATCGGCCTCCTCGGGCTTCTGGCAGCCAACCACACGCCCATCTTCGACATCCTGGGCTACGCCTTCTACCCCTTCTTCAAGCTCTTCTCCATGCCCGAGGCCCTTCTGGCCGGCAAGGCGGCCGCCGTCTCCCTGGCCGAGATGTTCCTCCCGGCCATTCTCGTCGCCAAGGCCGATGCCCCCATGGTCCTGCGTTTCACCATGGCCGTCCTCTGCATCTCGGAAATTCTCTTTTTCTCGGCCATCATCCCCTGCATCGTCGGCACCGACATTCCCATCAAGATGGGCGACATCCTCGTCATCTGGTTCGAGCGCGTCGTCCTGACGATCCTCATCGCCTCGCCGATCGCCATGCTCCTCTATTGA
- a CDS encoding formate--tetrahydrofolate ligase has protein sequence MSQHLSDIDIAQQCVMEPIDAIAAKLGIGDDDLEHYGKYKAKVSFDLWERIRGNDDGKLILVTAITPTPAGEGKTTTSVGLAQGLARLGKKTTLALREPSLGPVFGVKGGAAGGGYSQVVPMEDINIHFTGDIHAITAAHNLLAAMVDNSLQQGNELNIDPRRVVLRRVMDMNDRALRNIVIGLGGKAQGVPRENGFDITVASEVMAILCLASGISDLKERLARIIVAYTYDDRPVTAGDLGAPGAMAMLLKDALKPNLVQTLEGVPAFIHGGPFANIAHGCNSVMATKYGLKLADYFVTEAGFAADLGAEKFLDIKCRLAGLKPDAVVIVATVRALKMHGGMAKERLGELDMEALAAGIPNLEKHIENIKGFGLPVVVAVNAFPTDRPEELALVEEKCRALGAPVALSEVWAKGGEGGLDLARKVIAACDEPKAFHFLYDADLPPKEKMRAIATKIYGADDIAFTDQAEKDLKTVSALGLDGLLVCMAKTQASLSDDPAKKGRPRNFTVTVREVRIAAGAGFLVAVTGSIMTMPGLPKRPAALAIDVDEKGRVSGLF, from the coding sequence ATGAGCCAGCACCTCTCCGACATCGACATCGCCCAGCAGTGCGTCATGGAGCCCATCGATGCCATCGCAGCCAAACTCGGAATCGGCGACGACGATCTTGAACACTACGGCAAGTACAAGGCCAAGGTCTCTTTCGACCTCTGGGAGAGGATCAGGGGCAACGACGACGGCAAGCTGATCCTTGTCACGGCCATCACGCCGACGCCGGCCGGAGAGGGGAAGACGACGACCTCCGTAGGCCTGGCCCAGGGATTGGCCCGGCTGGGCAAGAAGACCACCCTGGCCCTGAGGGAGCCCTCACTGGGCCCCGTCTTCGGCGTCAAGGGCGGAGCCGCCGGAGGCGGCTACAGCCAGGTCGTCCCCATGGAGGACATCAACATCCACTTCACCGGCGACATCCACGCCATCACGGCGGCCCACAACCTGCTGGCCGCCATGGTCGACAACTCTCTCCAGCAGGGCAACGAGCTCAACATCGACCCCCGCCGCGTCGTCCTGCGCCGCGTCATGGACATGAACGACCGGGCCCTCCGCAACATCGTCATCGGCCTGGGAGGCAAGGCCCAGGGCGTGCCCCGGGAGAACGGCTTCGACATCACCGTCGCCTCCGAGGTCATGGCCATCCTCTGTCTCGCCTCGGGCATCTCCGATCTGAAGGAACGCCTGGCCCGGATCATCGTCGCCTACACCTACGACGACAGGCCCGTCACGGCCGGCGATCTGGGCGCTCCGGGGGCCATGGCCATGCTCCTCAAGGACGCCCTCAAGCCCAACCTCGTCCAGACCCTCGAGGGCGTTCCGGCCTTCATTCACGGCGGCCCCTTCGCCAACATCGCCCACGGCTGCAACAGCGTCATGGCCACCAAGTACGGCCTCAAGCTGGCCGACTATTTCGTCACCGAGGCGGGCTTCGCCGCCGACCTGGGCGCCGAGAAGTTCCTCGACATCAAGTGTCGCCTGGCCGGCCTCAAGCCCGACGCCGTCGTCATCGTCGCCACCGTACGGGCCCTGAAGATGCACGGAGGCATGGCCAAGGAGAGGCTCGGCGAGCTCGACATGGAGGCCCTGGCCGCGGGCATCCCCAACCTGGAGAAGCACATCGAAAACATCAAGGGCTTCGGCCTTCCCGTCGTCGTCGCCGTCAACGCCTTCCCCACGGACCGTCCCGAGGAGCTGGCCCTCGTCGAGGAGAAGTGCCGTGCCCTTGGCGCTCCCGTGGCCCTCTCCGAAGTCTGGGCCAAGGGCGGCGAGGGAGGGCTCGATCTGGCCCGGAAGGTCATCGCCGCCTGCGACGAGCCCAAGGCCTTCCACTTCCTCTACGACGCCGACCTTCCCCCCAAGGAGAAGATGAGGGCCATCGCCACCAAGATCTACGGCGCCGACGACATCGCCTTCACCGACCAGGCCGAGAAGGACCTCAAGACCGTCAGCGCCCTGGGACTGGACGGGCTTCTGGTCTGCATGGCCAAGACCCAGGCCTCTCTCTCCGATGACCCTGCCAAGAAGGGACGGCCCCGGAACTTCACCGTCACCGTCCGCGAGGTCCGCATCGCCGCCGGGGCGGGGTTCCTCGTGGCCGTCACGGGAAGCATCATGACCATGCCGGGCCTGCCCAAAAGACCGGCGGCCCTGGCCATCGACGTCGACGAGAAAGGCCGCGTTTCGGGGCTCTTCTAG
- a CDS encoding alpha/beta fold hydrolase: MYLNFEGRQIHYAVEGEGRSLLFLSGLGMPLAGWQGIVSALGPTYRAIRFDPPGSGGSDDPGQPFSVADMARTAEALLEALSVERPLLVATSMGGFAALEMALRRLSSVEGMVLFGTASRLEGQGRFQIETWRRLRREGVSPESLLRIQLGATLPPALFADPARLEAMIAFFLAHRDVFGQSDEGFLAQSRACLDFDRDDRLGEIAVPALLVAGGEDRMVRPEEVRSLHRHLRESRFEILPDGGHALAVTESPAMARMIAAFAVSL, from the coding sequence CTGTATCTGAATTTCGAGGGCAGACAGATTCACTATGCCGTCGAGGGCGAGGGACGGTCCCTTCTCTTTCTCAGCGGTCTCGGCATGCCCCTTGCGGGCTGGCAGGGCATCGTCTCCGCCCTGGGCCCGACCTACAGGGCCATCCGCTTCGATCCGCCCGGTTCGGGCGGAAGCGACGATCCCGGCCAGCCTTTCTCCGTGGCGGACATGGCCCGAACGGCAGAGGCCCTTCTGGAGGCCCTCTCCGTCGAAAGGCCCCTCCTCGTCGCCACCTCCATGGGAGGCTTCGCGGCCCTCGAAATGGCCCTTCGTCGCCTTTCCTCCGTCGAGGGGATGGTCCTTTTCGGCACCGCCTCGCGCCTGGAGGGGCAGGGACGTTTTCAGATCGAGACCTGGCGGCGTCTGCGCCGGGAGGGCGTCTCGCCGGAGAGCCTCCTGCGGATTCAGCTTGGGGCTACCCTTCCTCCGGCTCTTTTCGCCGATCCCGCCCGGCTGGAGGCCATGATCGCCTTCTTCCTCGCCCACCGGGATGTCTTCGGCCAGAGCGACGAGGGTTTTCTGGCTCAGTCCCGGGCCTGTCTCGACTTCGACAGGGACGACCGTCTCGGCGAAATCGCCGTTCCGGCCCTGCTCGTCGCCGGAGGGGAGGACCGGATGGTCCGCCCCGAAGAGGTCCGGTCCCTTCATCGGCACCTGAGGGAAAGCCGCTTCGAGATCCTGCCCGACGGCGGCCATGCCCTGGCCGTGACGGAGAGCCCTGCCATGGCCCGGATGATCGCGGCTTTCGCGGTCTCCCTGTGA
- a CDS encoding HesA/MoeB/ThiF family protein: MGGRFSAWEGRPLFKRTIMAVGLPEEQVLFPFLPAPFVTRFEPWQRVLVQLFDGSRTLGELLSILSLMGYDVAAEALLSFVDRLDALCLLEEGREVVTEDDDRYGRQRLFFGAWRPDGVSFAAEAQRRIETCRVVLFGVGGGGSHLLQDLVAFGVGHLTVVDFDDVEPSNLNRQCLYRPEDIGRSKIDVLRRELPRWNGDIDFRFVDRAMDGVEAFASVMEGQDLALLTADSPREAVFLWFNDALYRAKTAGLFTAGVTATSLSVGPLVVPGRTACYRCSLPPWRPDFSRPEVAAVNGPYRHGVIAPQVGIVGSLMALEALRFLTGFEKPLTEGARLVLDLSRWEARRVAVTPRPDCPCRCGAGGDPPCI; the protein is encoded by the coding sequence ATGGGTGGACGTTTCTCGGCCTGGGAGGGGCGGCCCCTATTCAAACGGACCATCATGGCCGTGGGCCTTCCGGAAGAGCAGGTGCTCTTCCCCTTCCTGCCGGCCCCCTTCGTGACCCGCTTCGAGCCCTGGCAGCGCGTCCTGGTCCAGCTCTTCGACGGGAGCCGCACTCTGGGCGAGCTCCTCTCCATTCTCTCCCTCATGGGCTATGACGTCGCCGCCGAGGCCCTTCTCTCCTTCGTCGACCGTCTGGATGCCCTCTGCCTCCTCGAGGAGGGCCGGGAGGTGGTGACGGAGGACGATGACCGCTACGGCCGGCAACGCCTGTTTTTCGGCGCCTGGCGTCCCGACGGGGTCTCCTTCGCCGCCGAGGCCCAGAGGCGGATCGAGACCTGTCGGGTCGTCCTCTTCGGCGTCGGCGGCGGCGGTTCTCACCTCCTCCAGGACCTCGTCGCCTTCGGCGTGGGCCATCTGACCGTCGTCGACTTCGACGACGTCGAGCCCTCCAACCTGAACCGCCAGTGCCTCTACCGTCCCGAGGACATAGGGCGCTCCAAGATCGACGTCCTCCGCCGCGAGCTCCCGCGGTGGAACGGCGACATCGACTTCCGCTTCGTCGATAGGGCCATGGACGGCGTCGAGGCCTTCGCCTCCGTGATGGAAGGGCAGGACCTGGCCCTTCTCACGGCCGACTCGCCGCGGGAGGCCGTCTTTCTCTGGTTCAACGATGCCCTTTACAGGGCGAAAACGGCGGGCCTCTTCACGGCCGGCGTCACGGCCACATCCCTTTCCGTCGGTCCCCTCGTCGTTCCGGGCAGGACGGCCTGCTACCGCTGCTCCCTTCCGCCCTGGCGGCCCGACTTCTCCCGCCCCGAAGTGGCGGCCGTCAACGGTCCCTACCGCCACGGCGTCATCGCCCCTCAGGTGGGCATCGTCGGCAGCCTCATGGCTCTCGAAGCCCTCCGCTTCCTAACCGGCTTCGAGAAACCCCTGACCGAAGGGGCCCGCCTCGTCCTGGACCTCTCCCGCTGGGAGGCCCGGCGCGTCGCCGTGACGCCCAGGCCGGACTGCCCCTGCCGCTGTGGGGCCGGAGGTGATCCCCCCTGTATCTGA
- a CDS encoding TolC family protein, with protein MFRRVMTLVFLFSLLGASPCRGAEEKGAPPGSVLDLESCLLVVLKKNPSIEADRFKAQALREDARVVVANQKTNVSLSGSFERWTYYPDSRSDQTLSLVLRQNVDVSGLYRETERKALFAYRQALHDYAATINSVLSEAEQAYWKAFFARRKADLLEAVLEERRQALDLLELQLSQQLVTKIDVTKGRVNLEEGLLALEEAKASEIQALEELAWYAGGERLVPLQEGPDPVPSLPGSLDEALRNNPKLASARTGVDYSRTLLALAAKGRTPTVQLQATYRLWTDYTYPYSDVEENEWDLLLYVDIPLVDGGKEKADVRKNVNLVEESLRRLRAADDEIRLHYRQACDEWASAMRKVEVLERQQRHTDENQSDIWTLFQERLKDTLALMDAFEKDQQAKTQLVEARLDVCLAEAKAREALGHYLERVPKDRLEGGSP; from the coding sequence ATGTTCCGTCGCGTGATGACCCTCGTCTTTCTCTTTTCCCTCTTGGGGGCCTCTCCCTGCCGTGGCGCCGAGGAAAAGGGCGCTCCTCCGGGGAGCGTCCTCGACCTGGAGAGCTGTCTTCTCGTCGTTTTGAAGAAAAATCCCTCCATCGAGGCCGACCGTTTCAAGGCCCAGGCCCTTCGCGAAGATGCCCGCGTCGTCGTCGCGAACCAGAAGACCAACGTCTCTCTCTCCGGATCCTTCGAGAGATGGACCTACTATCCCGACAGCCGGAGCGACCAGACCCTCTCCCTGGTGCTGCGCCAGAACGTGGACGTGTCCGGCCTCTACAGGGAGACGGAACGGAAGGCCCTCTTCGCCTACCGCCAGGCCCTCCACGACTACGCCGCGACGATCAACTCCGTCCTCTCCGAGGCAGAACAGGCCTACTGGAAGGCTTTTTTCGCCCGGCGGAAGGCGGACCTTCTCGAAGCGGTCCTCGAAGAGCGCCGTCAGGCCTTGGATCTTCTCGAGCTCCAGCTCTCGCAGCAGCTCGTCACGAAAATCGACGTCACCAAAGGCCGCGTCAACCTGGAAGAGGGCCTGCTGGCCCTCGAGGAGGCCAAGGCCTCCGAAATTCAGGCCCTGGAGGAACTTGCCTGGTACGCCGGAGGCGAGAGACTCGTCCCTCTTCAGGAAGGTCCCGATCCCGTGCCCTCCCTGCCGGGCAGTCTCGACGAGGCCCTCAGGAACAATCCCAAACTCGCCTCGGCCCGGACCGGCGTCGACTATTCCCGTACGCTCCTGGCCCTGGCCGCCAAAGGCAGAACGCCCACGGTCCAGCTTCAGGCCACCTACCGCCTCTGGACCGACTACACCTACCCCTACTCGGACGTCGAGGAAAACGAGTGGGATCTCCTCCTTTACGTCGACATCCCCCTCGTCGACGGGGGGAAGGAGAAGGCCGACGTGAGGAAAAACGTCAATCTGGTTGAAGAATCCCTTCGCCGTCTCAGGGCCGCCGACGACGAGATCCGTCTGCACTACCGTCAGGCCTGCGACGAGTGGGCGTCGGCCATGCGAAAGGTCGAGGTCCTCGAACGGCAGCAGCGGCACACCGACGAAAATCAGAGCGATATCTGGACCCTTTTCCAGGAGCGCCTGAAGGACACCCTGGCCCTCATGGATGCCTTCGAGAAGGACCAGCAGGCCAAGACGCAGCTCGTCGAGGCCCGTCTCGACGTCTGCCTCGCCGAGGCCAAGGCCCGGGAGGCCCTGGGCCATTACCTGGAAAGGGTGCCGAAAGATCGCCTGGAAGGAGGCTCTCCCTGA